Sequence from the Balaenoptera acutorostrata chromosome 4, mBalAcu1.1, whole genome shotgun sequence genome:
TGCGGGGTCTAGTTAAGGCCTCTCTAAGGCCCGCGAACGTTGAGGCAGGTAACAACCCCCTCAACAAAGTACCTCCAGACCGCCGCCGCCTCTAGGACTCAGCTCACAGAGTAGGGGCAAGCTCCGCCCCCGGCGCCGGAGAGCTTCCGGTGTTCCCCCACGTGACGCAGCAGCCGCGCGAGCGAACCCCACATATTATTGGTCGCTGCCGTCCGATGGGCGGGGCGGGACGCGACCTCACGGAGCAGCCACCGCCGTCCGCCCGTGTCTCCTCCCCCTAGCTCCGCCATCTCCATGGTGACCGCTACCCGGTCACCCATTTGGCCTGAAACCGTGAGTTGCGTCAATGTCTCTGAGCCGGAAGCGGTCATTTCTGCGCCGGTGCACGGCTACGACGCCCGGCTGGGCCGGCGCCCTAGAAGTTGGACTGGCCCCGGCCTGGGTCGGACGGTGGAGGTGACAGACCTCTGCTGGCCCCAGTAACGATGGCGGTGTTTCACGACGAGGTGGAGATCGAGGACTTCCAATATGACGAGGACTTGGAGACGTACTTCTATCCCTGCCCGTGTGGAGATAACTTCTGTATCACCAAGGTACCTCGGGGTCCCTCCCGGCGACTCCTCGGAGCCCCGCCCGGCGACTCCTCGGAGCAGGCGCGCTTTCGCTCTGCCGAGTTCCTGCCGCCGATCCACACGGCTCACAGTTATCCACGCCCTTTTTTATCCGTTTCTGAATTCCCCCAAAGTTGATACTCTGCGCTGTCGGCGGGCACTTAGTTCTGGCCCTTAGTCGGGCcggagcggggaggggagggtgtggaCGGCGCCATCCTCCCCAACTTAAGCTTCCACTTCCTGGGATACTCCTTTGGAGGAAGGTATGTGTTTTTGTGTTCCCGGGGGTTTTGAGGCGACTGAACCTTGACTCACCCTCCTGGGTGTTTATCCCAAGTGACGCTTCCAGGGAAGAGTGGGGCTGGCATTTCTCTTGGAAGATGCTTTTGGTCCTCACATGCCTTTGTGGGGAGGTCAGCCTCAAAGGAGCTTGCCCACAGAGGTGGGAGGGTTTGGGAGAAGGAGATCGCCAAGAGAAGACTGTGCTGACCATGCGGTGTTCGATTTTGTTATAGGAAGATTTGGAGAATGGGGAAGACGTGGCAACGTGCCCTAGCTGCTCTCTCATTATAAAAGTGATTTATGACAAAGTAAGGAGTCAAATTttaaaaggtggggggagggttgCAGGGACCTAGAGTAGTCTGCCTGTGATAGGTACGTGCAGAATGTTTTCTAATCTTGCGTTAGGTAAAtgctatgttttttaaaacaaattttaaaaaccattaataAGCAGCTGtatagtaaattaaaattttaaaagctcaaaTTGATTAACTCTTAGCTTTGGAGAAGGCAATAAAGAAAACTGTTCTGTATCTAGTGAATATTATGATTACTTATTAAATAGAGGAAGATAATTATAAAGATTATTTAATTGACAGTCTTTATTCCTCCCTTATTTAATAAGTAATTAAAATTGTTTAGAGCTCTTGGACTTATTTTGAGGGAACATTTGTATAGTATCTCTTACCTGGCTTATACATTGAACTCTGCATTATCTTGTTTGAGATGTAAGTCATAGTTGCAATTTTACAATTTTCATTTTAGTCTTTAGTTGTCCTGCTGTTTTCACCCAAGGATATtgacaatagaaaacaaaataaatgcccacctccaccccaactTTTGGTCAGTACTTTGAATGGAATCTTAACATCATAAGTAAGAAGcttaacattcttttttctgggttttgttttttgtttttgagatataattgtcatATAACAGAGCTTAACATTCTTAAGGATGAACTCTAAAATGAGTATAGGCAAGGTGGGGGAACAAGGCACTTAGCCTCATGACATAAGCAGGCTATAATTTAGACTACACTTAagaggtttactgatttattcttGCATTTAAATGTGTtctggaacaaaaagaaaacagggtaAGGGTGAGCAAGAGTGCTGGTATGAGAAGAGATTGCAATTTTAAATCGGGTGATCACGTACTGTAGGCTGTTTAgtagcatccctgacctctacccattagatgccagtagcaccctgcAGTATGTCAACCCAGAATGTCTCCacacattgccaaatatccccagAGACAAAAGCAACGCCTCCTCCCCGCTACCCCTTGAGAACCTTGTGTTAGAGCAAGACGGCACAGGGCCATTTTAAAGAATATGGAGCATCGTGTTGGTGGTGGACCATAAACTCCAAAGAACACAGTGGGAGGGCTCCAGGTGCTGGGCAGGAGTCAGAGATCGATAGGGACGGAATACAGGCTGATCCTTATGGGGATCAGACTGCAGGAGATGAGGGGTAACCTGGGAGGCAGAGGTTTCCTGGGCTGGCTGGCGAAAGCCAGGCTAAATCATCAGTGATTgaacttcatttacaaaatagCTAATTTGCAGGTTATCTATGTTGGGAAACATAAAGAGCTATCCCTTTAGTTGAAAAATGTAATTACTTTGAAGAGGGCAGGTATGTGAGTGACCAAATATTGAAGTGGAGAAGTAGTAGTGCAAATAGTAATTAATACAGAAACTTAAAAGGTGCGACGTCTGTTTTATAAATGTGATTTCTGAGAAGTGGGTGCTCTGTAGTGACGAGGGACATGTTTGTTTATAAGATAAGGTGCATTAAATATGAATTCGGGACTAAAAACTGATACACTTTTAAGATTATGATTCTGGTGCTGGCATTGACTCATTGAACAAGAATGAAGTGATAGAGCAAAGGAAAAACTTAGATTAACAGAGCTGGATTGATTCTGTAACAAAATGAGTTTACCATTGATGCATCTGTGACACAGACACTccatgattaatataatttctTGTTCTGTCTTAGGATCAGTTTATGTGTGGAGAGACAGTCTCGGCCCCTTCCACCAACAAAGAGCTAGTTAAATGCTGAAGAAGACTTTAGAATTCCAAAGCCTGAACTTTGGGGAATGAGCcaaattagaaaaatcaaatgCAAAGTCACTGGCTTCTTCGTGGGGACAATCATTTTGTAGTTTGCTGTTCCATAGAGTGTGGATTCTTTCCATCGGCTGCCAAGTTCATCTCCAGTTGAAGAAGCAAGTCCAACACATGACATACCCGGATTTTGTGCCTAGAACTTTGAATTGGATGGGCTCTTAATTTTCCATCCGAACttaaaagaagataatttcaaaTCAGTGCTTTCTTTCGctcagttttgttatttttatatcttacaCCTAATTACTTCATTATCTGACAACAGCTTAATCTACCTCAAAGTCATTAggattctttaatttaaaaaaagattttattttttggttggttATTAAGATTATTAAAATCAGCCCTTTCTTTGTAGTTTGACATCAGGTCTGCTGTTCTAAACTGAAGGAAATCAGTTGCCTTTAGTCGGTCGGGACTGTACCTTCAGTTGGCCAGGCCAGTTTCCAAGAGCTGGCCATGAGTCAGATGTCTGTGTTCTGTTAAGCATGTCATTTCCATTATACTTCATACACTGGCTTCTGGTCCTGgtgttaaagagaaaatatactgAGCTCACAATTTTTCCAGAGTTAAAAATTAGTGAGTTAAGAAGAAGAGTCAAAAAGTGAAATGGTCAAAGAATATGGAATTTCCTTATCAGTATTCTGCATGTTCCTTGAAAATCAGgacaagataaaaagaaaaacagccaaagaaagtgaaattggtagcagaaggagaggagaaaaatatgCCTACTTTTAGTAGATTAACTGCTCGAGTGGTTTTGTGAGAACAGAGCAAGTAACATTTCTGTATCTGGGttcttgtgtgtgtatttgtttttagATAAGGCTAACGAAATTTCACTCTAGGTAGGGGTTAATGTCAAGTCTTCATGGCTAGCGGCCCTGCTTTCAGCATTACCACCAAATGGAGTTACTAGTCCTAAAAGGTAAAGCTTCGACAGCAACTCTTGTATTTGCTGAGGAGGAACTTAAAAACGAGATGCCTGTTCCAATTAGATATGCCCCTGAGGGCACGTCTAATACGCCTCTGTAAGCTGCAGCCATGTCAGACATTCGCTCTTGccctggagaaaaagaaacatgcaaagaTAGGCTATCGGTCTTCCTTTGCTACAGCCCTGAGAACAGCAAGAAATAGAACCAGTTGCACGGAAGTTCCAAAATTCCCTTTATACACACACCTCTGCTGTGTGTCCATAAAGTTAAACTCACCTATGTCTGGTGGGTTGCTCTGTGAATGGCTTCTGCAATTAGAGAGAAAAATAGCTTGCCAGCGTGTGAGCATTTCATTACTAACTGATAAATGTGCAGCACACTCATTGGGGGTTTAAATTAAAACAGGCCAGTGGCCTTTTTCTCCCTGCCAACAGCATGGCTATGTGAAGCCATTAGGCTGAGACACAAATCACCAAAAACTGTATGCCAGAACTGCTTGGTACATTATGTGAAGCATACGGCACATTGATGTGTTGAGAAATCTCATCGCTATTTGGGACACTGACACCCCAGAAGTAATCCACAGTTGCTTTGGAACGAGTGATGGCTCAGGTGAACAGAGCAGGGTGTGTGCTGACCGGTGGGGATGAGCTACAGAGAGAAACGAACTGTCCCTTACTCAGATCTGATGGTTTTGTAGATACCGATAACTGATGATGAATTTCAAACAAGAACAGACATCCCTGATGTCACTTCTACTGTGAGCGTAGAAGAGCAGGAAGAAAAGTTGCCCAAGTCCTAACGTCCCAGGAGAAAAGCCAACGGCACTGGCGATCGGTGATAATCTGATAACGGGAATGATTTCATTTCCAAAGCACCTGAGTTGCTAAATCTGTTAACTGCAAAAGAACACATCAGGATTTAATCCTGTGTTAAGCAGAAAGTAAAACCAGGGTCTTGCAGATATGACTCGAGTTCGGTGTGGTGTATATGCCTTGTTTAGCTTCACAGACATTTCAGAGCCCCTCTGAGGACTGAGTTGTAATCCAGGCTCTGTCTCTTGCTAGCTTTGTAATCTTTGGCAAGGCCAGTGGATTCCTCATCCGTACAATTAGGAGACTGGATCAGGGTATTTTGAAACTCAGTACTATAATTTCAGGCTTCATAGTTTGCAGGAGCCGGAATGGTAATTGAAACCTTTTTAAACTAAACACGATCTGAAGATGAattacagagaaagacactccATTCTTCAGTAACTCCATGTCAAAGGATTCTGCATATACTTTAGTGTACACAGTCAGAAACCTTTTTATTGGAAAGCACCCAACATTTTTGATAACTACATATTAATTTATTACCAGAATAAATTGTATTGGCATGCTAAATAAAGCCAGATTATTTACATCCATTTGTTTTCATGTAGTTTTTCTTCCCCTAAATACCAACATTATGTATTAAAAGGTTATAATGTGATTTTTATATGAGGTAGAAATCTTTAACCTGCTTTAGAACTTTGTAAGGTTTCTGTTATGGACAGTACAGTTTTTAAGTAGGAAAGAAATTGCCACTGTTTCTACAGTTTGACCGCATGGGTTTCAGTTCtggatttttattgttatttggaaaaaaaatagctttgaaTTAAGCAGCAGAAAGGCAGATATAGTTGACTGTAAGTAATTCAGTTTATTGCTGGGAAGGAAGGCTGATATTTAAGACTGATAATCAGTTCTTACAGTGGTTTGAGAGCCCAGCTCTAGTTAGGGCACAGTTTGAATCTCAGTTCCTCcactgtgatcttggacaagtttcttTTAGTATCTCTATGTCCTGGTCTGTGAAATGTAGACCATAATAGTACCTTTCCCCAGGGTTGCTCTGTGGATTCATTCGTTCAGCAAGGGTCTGTGGAGTGCTTGCCGCACGGTGGGCACTAAGTGAGGAAGACAGGTAGGTTTCTGCCATCGCGGAGCTTCCTTGCAACTAGAAGAGAGGAAATAAGAGAACAGGCTGTGTTTAGGACCCAGGAGGAAACAAACCACGTGATGTGATAACAGGTGCCTTTCTAAAGAAGAGATGAAAGGCTTCTCAGGTCTGgcaccttttttgttgttgttgttaaatttatttatttatttatttatttattatttttagctgtgttgggtcttcctttctgtgcgagggctttctctagttgcagcaagcgggggccactcttcattgcggtgtgcgggcctctcaccatcgtggcctctcttgttgcggagcacaggctccagacgcgcaggctcagtagttgtggctcacgggcccagttgctccgcggcatgtgggatcttcccagaccagggttcgaacccgtgtcccctgcattggcaggcagattctcaaccactgcaccaccagggaagcccctggcaccttttctgagacctgaaggatgagaatgAAGCAGCCTTGTGAAAATGATTACATTAGCTAATGACTTAAacatttagcacaatgcctgtcATATGTGCAAAAACAAAAAGTTACCTACTCTAATACCGAAAGGAATTCATTGTTTTGAGCATTGACAGTATTATTAGAATAAACACGAAAAGTGCAAAGTATTGGACACCCTTTCTCCACACTTACTGAATCTCTCTGGGCTTGGGTTttgacaagccctccaggtggttctgatgcagCTAACGTTTGAGAAGCACTCGTTGAGCACCGGTGTTCAAACTCGGCAATGCACTAGAACCAcctgaggagcttttaaaaaccGTGCTGCCCGAGAGAGGCCGATTTATTTGGTCTAGGTGCAGCTTGAACGTCAAGATTAGTGCAGTATCCCttgtgattctaatgtgcagaccAAGCTGAGAACCACTAGACTCAGCTGGAAAAGAAAATTCGTAATCACAAAGTAAGAAGGTTCCAGTTTTTTCAATGGTCACACCTTGTTTGCACAAGATGGGCTTGTGGGCTCAGTCGGCCACTTGCTTTGTGTCCAGACATACAATCAGCCTTAACAAGTGACTGCAGAGCCCAAGCTGTGCTAATGACCTCAGTGGGAGAGCCCCAATCTGGGTAGCCCCCTAGCTGCGCTCCCTGCTTAAACAATCACATTTTCCCAGAACACACTCTGGCTGCTAATTACACACCTTACAGAAGTGACAGCTTCTGCATGTGTAAGTGATTAGGATTGCTTTAACTCCATTCCCTGCTTCCTACAAAGCAAATTGCTCATGATTACATACTACATTGGGAAACCATTTTACAAATTATTCCTTCTTAAGAGTTTAAAACAAAGGACAcatgaaagggacttccctggtggtgcggtggttaggagcccgcctgccagtgcaggggacacaggttcgagccctggtccaggaagataccacgtgccacggatcaactaagcctgtgcaccacaactactgagcctgcactctagagcccgggagccacaactactgagcccacatgccacaactactgaaacccatgtgcctagagcctgtgctcagcaacaagagaagccactgcaatgagaagcccgcacaccacaaccaagagtagcccccgctcaccacaactagagaaagcctacacgcagcaacgaagacccaacacagccaaaaacaaataaacaaataaataaataagaaaataatttatatatttaaaaaaaggacacataaaaaagaaatcacagttaAAAATACTATCCCCTAGCTCACAAAATGCTTAAAATGGGGGAGGGATATCCAAGGAAGGCAGCCACCTTGGTCCTGGCAAACGAGGGGTATTTGATGGGGCAAGGGGTTCCATATGAAGTGACTCCCAAATAGAGGTGAATATCTAGTAAGGGTGGGGCATCTCGGTATGTGGCACAGAGCCCAGGCACTGCTTCAGGGGGTCAACACTTGGGACTGAGACAGGCAAGCAGGACCCAGTCACTAGGCAAAGATTTGGGGCCAGACTTCATCCTTAGAGTGGAATTGAGCTCTTTCCTGTACGTTTGGGCAAAGATTAATGCCAAGACCGAGGGTGCAGAAGAGGGGAAACAAACTCTTAATGGGCACCACCTGTGTTCTAGGCTctttccatgagggcaggacgGGGCACCCAGGGTCACCCCAGAGGGCATTGGGTCCCAGTCTACAATCCCAGATGGCAGAACCTGGACTATTACTGGAGCCAGCAGGTATCTGTGAACTACCAACTGGTGATGATGAGAGCGCGAACTGGCGAGGATGGGGGCTTTGGACCATTTAAtgagattaagtgaaataatacatgtaaagcagtGAGCACAGTGTTTgcacatagtaagggctcaataaaatATAGTTTAATCGTACTTATTTTTTGCTCTATCAGAAATGACCCAAGACTTATGGTCTGAGGAACTTGCCTGAATTTAAAGGTTAAGACAGCACGGAACTCAGCCGTGATGTGTCAGGGGTCAACCCAGAGAAGCAGAAGAGCCATGAGCGGTAGAGAACGAGGGATTTGTTTGAGGGTTAGGCTTTATGTGGTTGTGCGAGCGAGAAGGAGGCATCAAGGCTGTTATCTCTGCGTCTGGTGTTGAGACTAAAGTAGCTACGGGTCAGCCAAACTTGGTGTGaataaaagataatacaaacTGGACATACATCTGTCTCTCCCCACCGCCAGCCTTGACTCAGTGGGTGATGTCTGCAGGAGGCTGGTACCCTTCCCCAGGGAGCTGCGTAAGTAGTTGGCGcagaacaaggcaaagatggCAACGGTGCGTGTGAGCACCCACTGCCCTGCTGCCCTGCTCCAACCTTCCGAGCATAAAAATATGTCTGCTGCTTTCCTTCTcgcttccaatttttttttttttttttttttggccgtgcagcttgcgggatcttagttccctgaccagggatcgaacccgagccctggcagtgaaagcgccgagtcctaaccactggaccgccagggaattccctcatttccATATCTTGCACAAAATTTCTCTGGTGGTCGATGCTCACCCAGGACCGTATAGAGAAGGGAATTCTGCGAAATGTAGTCCTATCGTCCCAGTTTAGCCGATTGCCACCATACACAATGTTGGGGAAGCCGAGGCAGGGGTGGGAcaccctttttgtttttaaacaggtAAAGTGATAATAGCATGACGTCATTTAGATCACACTGTGGTGTTGATTTCATTATCCCCATGTTAACTGAAACATTAGATCAAGTCAGCCTCTCTTGCTGGCCAGACATCAGACAACAGTCCCATGAGATTAATTTTTGCTACACTTGCGTTGTGAGATGAGCAAGGTTTTGGCCGTGTTTTCTGTATTCAAATTTAGAGCAACGTCATTCTAGTAATAATAGGTTAATATTTCCAAAGTCTGCTCTGTATATCCACATGAAGGGATTCATTAGCTCTAATTCTAGAGAGAAATGGGACATATGTTCATACAATGTCACTCAAAGTGAGATGTAATACCCCTGGGAACCTAGACTACACCCCCTCCTTACTGATGGATCTGTTTCCTGGTTGCCAGAATTGGGGGATGATTCGTTCTGAGTGTTTTTATTGCAACAAATTCCCTGATACATTTCAGTGGTGCCCAACAGTTTGTTATCCAGACCATTTCACATCGGGTGAGAAGCTCACACTTCAAGTCTGACATAATCTGCATGGCCAGGCCTGAAAACTTGAACTTTGGACCTTGAACAGAATCTGCCAGATATAGTTTTTATA
This genomic interval carries:
- the DPH3 gene encoding diphthamide biosynthesis protein 3 translates to MAVFHDEVEIEDFQYDEDLETYFYPCPCGDNFCITKEDLENGEDVATCPSCSLIIKVIYDKDQFMCGETVSAPSTNKELVKC